In the genome of Desulfofarcimen acetoxidans DSM 771, one region contains:
- the spoIVB gene encoding SpoIVB peptidase, which translates to MTRQKVTGLFLVLVTILCIGTMAQKVSSIPSRQMIAKGEPLKLDLLFPKNVLNNLEIDVQSKDSGKINYKGKTLADSSLLLKKTSSETSLALSASEEFFLNFKLFGMIPLRQMVVNVVAPVQVIPGGHSIGVLVHSQGVIVVGKSSVTDKEGHTKNPAEDAGIEVGDVILKVNNNVIKTDFQMREEIEKAGQAGKKAVLEVKRDGHIFKTTVSPAYCHETRHYRIGLFIRDSVAGVGTLTFYEPQSMRYGALGHVITDIDTSQKIDLADGKIVSAMIENIRPGKKGQPGEKIGVFKGDSDLLGSIMKNTQFGISGKLKNDITNPIYSKPLPAAMSNQVKEGPAKILTVLENNKIESFDINIEEVAPQARPDGKGLVVRITDKKLLEKTGGIIQGMSGSPIIQNNKFVGAITHVFVNPKIPTGNWLQILLIPRLLSPQKQLASSHLKCILSIPEYLYRFQLLNKYGDYHSQL; encoded by the coding sequence ATGACCCGGCAAAAAGTAACCGGTCTTTTTTTAGTCTTAGTGACAATTTTATGTATTGGCACTATGGCACAAAAAGTTTCAAGCATACCTTCCCGCCAGATGATCGCTAAAGGTGAACCGTTAAAGTTGGATTTATTATTTCCCAAAAATGTGCTTAATAATTTAGAAATTGATGTTCAATCTAAAGATTCAGGAAAAATTAATTATAAAGGCAAAACACTTGCTGACAGTTCATTATTGCTTAAAAAAACATCCTCAGAAACATCTCTGGCCCTGTCTGCCTCAGAAGAGTTTTTCTTGAATTTTAAATTATTTGGCATGATTCCTCTTCGCCAGATGGTAGTTAATGTAGTTGCACCGGTTCAGGTAATACCGGGAGGGCATTCTATTGGTGTTTTAGTACACTCGCAAGGTGTGATTGTAGTAGGAAAGTCTTCTGTGACGGATAAGGAAGGCCATACAAAAAATCCGGCCGAAGATGCCGGGATAGAGGTAGGAGACGTTATTCTCAAAGTAAATAATAACGTCATAAAAACTGATTTTCAAATGCGTGAAGAGATTGAAAAAGCCGGTCAGGCCGGTAAAAAAGCTGTTTTGGAAGTTAAGAGAGACGGCCATATTTTTAAAACTACAGTTAGCCCGGCATACTGCCATGAGACACGTCATTACAGAATTGGATTATTTATACGGGACAGTGTAGCAGGTGTCGGTACTCTGACTTTTTATGAACCCCAAAGTATGAGATACGGTGCACTGGGACATGTAATTACGGATATAGATACCTCACAAAAAATTGACCTGGCAGACGGAAAAATTGTATCAGCCATGATAGAAAACATTAGGCCAGGTAAAAAGGGGCAACCCGGAGAAAAAATTGGAGTTTTTAAAGGAGATAGCGATTTATTGGGGAGTATAATGAAAAATACTCAATTTGGAATTAGCGGAAAATTGAAAAATGATATAACTAACCCAATTTATTCTAAGCCCCTGCCGGCAGCTATGTCTAATCAGGTAAAGGAAGGACCGGCAAAAATTTTAACCGTACTGGAAAACAACAAGATAGAAAGTTTTGATATTAATATCGAAGAAGTTGCTCCACAGGCCAGGCCTGACGGTAAGGGACTGGTTGTCAGAATTACAGATAAAAAGCTTTTAGAAAAAACAGGAGGTATTATTCAAGGGATGAGTGGCAGCCCGATAATTCAAAATAATAAATTTGTTGGTGCGATAACCCATGTCTTTGTAAATCCGAAGATACCCACTGGCAACTGGTTGCAGATACTTCTAATTCCCCGGCTATTATCTCCCCAAAAACAACTTGCATCGAGTCATCTAAAGTGCATCTTAAGTATTCCGGAATATCTATACCGGTTTCAGCTCTTAAATAAATATGGGGATTACCATTCTCAATTATGA
- the recN gene encoding DNA repair protein RecN: MLITLTVQNFGIIENLLMEFDRGLNVLTGETGAGKSIVLDALSAALGGRCSPEAIRYEQKKALVETQFYIDNIPRINNLLIEAGLEPEEDGTLIMTREINRSGKNLCRINGRSVVLSIYREIGKYLIDMHGQHQQQSLLDIDKQRELLDAFGGKEHLDLLTATGEAYRSWQMVYKECKELTFDEQEKQKKTDMLLYQIEEINKAQLKPGEDVELAAEFNILLNAEKIIRLINESYNYLYEGSSGTRAVTEQLSKTVSNLETLQEYGAAFIDMKTAMESMLYQIEDMARDLANYRHNIEFNPQRLQAVEERLDLINRLKYKYGDSVDEILKFQEKAEQELDTIAHSHEKIDELIKLNSESEREYLTLAVQLSESRQKIARKFQTAVSQELHALEMPAAIIEVEITRVSQGFNGHDKIEFLFTANPGEPLRQLAKIASGGELSRVMLALKSIFAEMDEIPTMIFDEVDSGIGGRALQAVAEKLDYLSQQRQVICVSHAVPIACLAAKHFQVVKQFTHNMTVTDIRELNMTERVEELSRMLGGKNVTSITRDHAKQLLNRSLNKK; encoded by the coding sequence ATGTTAATTACCTTAACCGTACAAAATTTTGGGATTATAGAAAATCTGTTGATGGAATTCGACCGAGGGCTGAATGTATTGACAGGGGAAACAGGAGCCGGTAAATCAATTGTCCTGGATGCCTTATCAGCGGCGCTGGGAGGTAGATGTTCTCCGGAAGCCATTCGTTACGAGCAAAAAAAGGCCCTGGTGGAAACTCAATTTTACATTGATAATATACCCAGAATAAATAACTTGTTGATTGAAGCAGGGTTAGAACCGGAAGAAGACGGTACATTAATTATGACCCGTGAAATTAACCGGAGCGGCAAGAACCTCTGCCGTATTAACGGGCGTAGCGTTGTTCTTTCTATTTACAGGGAAATAGGCAAATACCTGATTGATATGCATGGGCAGCACCAACAGCAGTCCTTATTGGATATAGACAAGCAGAGGGAACTGCTGGATGCTTTTGGCGGGAAAGAGCACCTGGACCTGCTGACTGCAACCGGGGAAGCTTATCGCAGTTGGCAGATGGTTTACAAAGAATGCAAAGAATTAACCTTTGATGAACAAGAAAAACAAAAAAAAACAGATATGCTGCTGTATCAAATAGAGGAAATAAATAAAGCTCAGTTAAAGCCGGGGGAAGATGTGGAACTGGCAGCAGAGTTTAATATCCTTTTGAATGCTGAAAAAATTATCAGGTTAATAAACGAAAGTTACAATTATTTATATGAGGGAAGTTCCGGCACGAGAGCTGTAACCGAACAACTCAGCAAAACAGTTAGTAATTTGGAAACCTTACAGGAATATGGAGCAGCTTTTATAGACATGAAAACTGCTATGGAAAGTATGCTCTATCAAATTGAAGATATGGCCCGTGATTTAGCAAATTATAGGCATAATATAGAGTTTAATCCCCAGCGCTTGCAAGCCGTTGAGGAAAGGCTGGATTTAATTAACAGATTAAAATATAAATATGGTGATTCAGTTGATGAAATATTGAAGTTCCAGGAAAAAGCCGAACAAGAATTAGATACTATTGCACATAGCCATGAAAAAATAGACGAGCTTATTAAGTTAAATTCAGAATCAGAACGCGAATATCTTACTCTTGCTGTTCAGTTGTCTGAATCACGTCAAAAGATAGCTCGCAAGTTTCAAACTGCTGTTTCCCAAGAACTGCATGCTTTAGAGATGCCGGCGGCCATAATAGAGGTTGAAATAACCCGTGTCTCGCAGGGTTTCAACGGCCATGACAAAATTGAATTTTTGTTTACAGCTAATCCAGGTGAACCGCTGCGTCAGCTGGCAAAAATAGCTTCAGGTGGCGAGCTTTCGCGGGTTATGCTGGCCTTAAAATCAATTTTTGCCGAGATGGATGAAATTCCGACTATGATTTTTGATGAAGTAGACAGCGGTATAGGGGGACGAGCATTGCAAGCGGTAGCTGAAAAATTGGACTATCTCAGCCAACAGAGGCAGGTTATATGCGTTTCACATGCTGTTCCAATAGCCTGTTTGGCTGCCAAACATTTTCAAGTGGTTAAACAATTTACGCATAATATGACTGTAACGGATATCCGGGAACTAAATATGACAGAAAGAGTCGAGGAACTAAGCCGCATGTTGGGTGGTAAAAATGTAACGTCTATAACCAGAGACCATGCCAAACAATTGTTAAACAGGTCATTAAATAAAAAATAA
- a CDS encoding TlyA family RNA methyltransferase has product MPRNKERLDNFLVREGFFPSREKARSAIMAGLIYVNDQRMDKAGTQVSSGVQVEVRGNALKYVSRGGLKLEKAITAFSIDMRERIVLDVGASTGGFTDCALQHGARLVYAVDVGYGQLAWSLRTDLRVVSLERTNIRYLSSEKFTHIPDFVTIDVSFISLAKVLAQVDHLTAVDAEGVALIKPQFEAGPERVGKKGVVREASVHIDVIFNILSVVNELNWSVLGLDFSPIRGPEGNIEYLLYFTKKNVLPPDIEQLVPYIVEQAHKFFG; this is encoded by the coding sequence TTGCCTCGCAATAAAGAAAGACTGGATAACTTTCTGGTTAGGGAAGGTTTTTTTCCGAGTCGGGAGAAGGCCCGGTCAGCAATTATGGCCGGGCTGATTTATGTTAATGATCAGCGTATGGACAAAGCCGGCACGCAAGTTTCTTCCGGTGTTCAGGTGGAAGTGCGAGGTAATGCTTTAAAGTATGTAAGCAGAGGTGGCCTCAAACTGGAAAAAGCTATCACTGCTTTTTCAATAGATATGCGGGAAAGGATTGTGTTGGATGTAGGTGCTTCCACCGGAGGTTTTACTGACTGCGCGCTGCAGCACGGAGCTCGACTGGTATATGCTGTTGACGTTGGTTATGGGCAATTAGCCTGGAGTTTACGCACTGATCTAAGGGTTGTCTCACTGGAACGTACAAATATTAGATATTTGTCATCCGAAAAGTTTACTCATATCCCTGATTTTGTGACTATTGATGTTTCTTTTATTTCCCTGGCCAAGGTTTTAGCACAGGTGGATCATCTGACAGCAGTTGATGCTGAAGGCGTAGCTTTGATAAAACCTCAATTCGAGGCAGGACCGGAAAGAGTAGGTAAAAAAGGTGTTGTCCGGGAAGCTTCAGTGCATATAGATGTAATCTTTAATATTTTGTCTGTAGTTAATGAACTGAATTGGTCTGTCTTGGGCCTTGATTTTTCCCCGATAAGAGGACCGGAAGGAAATATTGAGTACCTACTATATTTCACGAAGAAAAATGTTTTGCCACCCGATATAGAACAGCTCGTACCTTATATAGTTGAACAAGCGCATAAATTTTTTGGTTAG
- a CDS encoding NAD(+)/NADH kinase, translating into MKTFGLAVNLSKKSVISLVQKTINWLELRACKILIDAQVARTLGRMDLAVDSSGIIKNADCLITFGGDGTLLQTTRLAAPLSIPVFGINLGHLGFLTEIDIPDISSSLEKLLAGQYNIEERMMLEARVFRNGQSVVRVSGLNDAVITKGAFARLIILETYVNSDFVGTFPADGLIVATPTGSTAYSLSAGGPLVTPDLEVMLITPICPHTLTARPMVISANNLVRVLIPHKPGEVMLTVDGQHGCKLQPNDEVLISKASFNAKFIKLKDVSFFDVLREKLKEGERSDV; encoded by the coding sequence TTGAAAACCTTCGGTTTGGCTGTGAATCTAAGTAAAAAAAGCGTAATTTCACTGGTGCAGAAAACTATAAACTGGCTGGAATTGCGTGCCTGTAAAATATTAATAGATGCACAAGTTGCCCGTACACTGGGTAGGATGGATTTGGCTGTTGATTCCTCCGGCATAATAAAAAATGCGGACTGTCTGATAACGTTTGGTGGGGACGGTACTTTGCTGCAAACTACCAGGTTGGCGGCACCGCTGTCTATCCCGGTATTTGGGATTAATCTGGGACATTTGGGTTTTTTAACGGAAATAGACATACCCGATATTTCCAGCAGCCTGGAGAAGCTCCTGGCCGGCCAATACAATATAGAAGAACGGATGATGTTAGAGGCACGGGTTTTCAGAAACGGTCAATCAGTAGTTAGGGTATCAGGCCTTAATGACGCAGTAATTACCAAGGGTGCCTTTGCCCGTTTAATAATTCTCGAGACCTATGTCAATTCAGATTTTGTGGGAACCTTCCCTGCGGACGGGTTGATTGTAGCCACTCCCACCGGTTCTACAGCATATTCTCTTTCTGCCGGCGGCCCCTTGGTTACTCCTGATCTTGAGGTAATGCTGATTACCCCCATCTGCCCTCACACATTGACTGCTAGACCCATGGTCATATCGGCAAATAATTTGGTCAGAGTGCTTATACCCCATAAACCGGGAGAGGTTATGCTGACGGTGGATGGCCAGCATGGCTGCAAACTGCAGCCAAATGATGAAGTGTTAATTAGTAAGGCCAGCTTTAATGCAAAATTTATCAAGCTCAAGGATGTAAGTTTTTTTGATGTCCTGCGTGAAAAATTGAAAGAAGGCGAGCGTTCGGATGTTTAA
- a CDS encoding polyprenyl synthetase family protein — protein sequence MEFLNELKKIAGQVDAALNRYLLPESSCPEIIHRAMRYSIFAGGKRLRPAMLIAAAEAVGGSADKVMPAACALELIHTYSLIHDDLPSMDDDDYRRGKPTNHKVFGEAMAILAGDALLTMSFQLLAGLSGRNGIAPADVVRVIADISAAAGTTGLIGGQVVDIVSANQEIDAGTLEYIHTKKTGALFRAAIRSGAVLSGADDEELKSLTNYAEHFGLAFQITDDILDVAGDMQKTGKPVGSDEKNNKATYPALYGLEEAYRLAGYSAEQALYALEPFGEKANFLKELVKFVVNRDH from the coding sequence ATGGAATTTCTAAACGAATTGAAAAAAATAGCAGGTCAGGTCGATGCCGCGCTGAATCGATATTTGCTGCCGGAAAGCAGTTGCCCTGAAATAATTCACCGGGCTATGCGTTATAGTATTTTTGCCGGGGGCAAAAGATTAAGACCGGCGATGCTCATTGCTGCGGCGGAAGCAGTGGGTGGGAGTGCCGATAAAGTTATGCCTGCCGCCTGCGCTTTAGAGCTGATACATACATATTCCTTGATACATGATGATTTACCGTCTATGGATGATGATGATTACCGCCGGGGAAAACCCACCAATCATAAGGTATTCGGTGAGGCTATGGCCATACTTGCCGGCGATGCTTTATTAACCATGTCTTTTCAATTGTTAGCCGGTTTGTCGGGCAGAAATGGAATTGCTCCGGCAGACGTGGTTAGGGTAATTGCGGATATTTCCGCTGCGGCCGGCACAACCGGTTTGATCGGCGGGCAGGTTGTAGATATAGTTTCTGCTAATCAAGAGATAGATGCCGGTACACTGGAATATATACACACTAAAAAAACCGGGGCTCTTTTCCGGGCGGCTATCAGATCCGGGGCTGTTTTGTCAGGTGCTGATGATGAAGAACTGAAATCATTGACAAATTACGCAGAGCACTTTGGTTTGGCTTTTCAGATAACTGATGATATTTTAGACGTGGCAGGAGATATGCAAAAGACTGGCAAGCCGGTAGGAAGTGATGAAAAAAATAATAAGGCTACCTACCCGGCTCTGTACGGACTGGAAGAAGCCTACAGGTTGGCCGGCTATTCCGCCGAACAGGCTTTGTATGCACTTGAGCCATTTGGTGAAAAGGCAAATTTTTTAAAAGAACTGGTTAAGTTTGTGGTGAACAGGGATCATTAG
- a CDS encoding bifunctional 5,10-methylenetetrahydrofolate dehydrogenase/5,10-methenyltetrahydrofolate cyclohydrolase: MAAELLKGKPIADKIKVEVSAEVEALKAKGVTPFLVAIQVGENAASAVYTGAQKKVAESLGIRYELRELPAETTQEELIKYIEGLNADDEVKGIILQMPLPAQIDARAAQWKIAYSKDVEGMTPHNVGLVTYFAPRLAPCTPAGAVELIKSTGVDLYGKEVVVVGHSDIVGKPTAMLLLKEFCTVTICHIATGQRGLTAQHVGNAEIVVVAVGVPGIVKGEWIKEGAIVIDIGINKVGDKIVGDVEFEAASEKAAYITPVPGGAGVATTAMLMKNLVEATKWQLEMK, translated from the coding sequence GTGGCAGCCGAACTTTTAAAAGGAAAACCTATTGCTGACAAAATTAAGGTAGAAGTAAGTGCCGAGGTAGAGGCATTAAAAGCTAAAGGCGTTACTCCGTTCCTGGTGGCCATACAGGTTGGTGAGAATGCAGCTTCTGCAGTTTATACTGGTGCTCAGAAAAAAGTTGCTGAGTCCCTGGGAATCCGTTATGAACTCCGTGAACTTCCGGCTGAAACAACCCAGGAAGAACTTATTAAATACATTGAAGGCTTAAATGCTGATGATGAAGTAAAAGGCATTATTCTGCAAATGCCTCTGCCGGCTCAAATTGATGCCAGAGCCGCCCAGTGGAAGATTGCTTATTCCAAGGATGTAGAAGGTATGACCCCTCATAACGTTGGTTTGGTAACCTACTTTGCACCTCGCCTGGCTCCTTGCACTCCGGCGGGAGCAGTTGAGTTGATCAAATCTACCGGTGTTGACCTCTATGGTAAAGAAGTTGTAGTAGTTGGCCACAGTGATATCGTTGGCAAACCTACCGCTATGTTGTTATTAAAAGAGTTCTGCACAGTTACCATTTGTCATATTGCTACCGGCCAGCGCGGATTGACTGCACAGCACGTTGGCAATGCTGAAATTGTTGTTGTAGCAGTGGGTGTTCCCGGCATTGTTAAGGGCGAATGGATTAAAGAGGGCGCTATCGTTATTGATATCGGTATCAACAAGGTTGGCGACAAGATTGTCGGTGACGTTGAATTTGAAGCCGCTTCTGAGAAAGCCGCTTACATTACTCCGGTTCCGGGTGGCGCAGGTGTTGCTACAACAGCTATGCTGATGAAGAACTTAGTGGAAGCCACCAAGTGGCAGTTGGAAATGAAATAA
- the xseB gene encoding exodeoxyribonuclease VII small subunit, translating into MTTREMNFDQALSRLEVIVRELENGQLPLENALELFAEGVALSKVCNKKLEQAEKKISRLITDSQGQPVLVRATGTLSEGGLD; encoded by the coding sequence ATGACCACCAGGGAAATGAATTTTGACCAGGCACTGTCGAGGTTAGAGGTGATTGTCAGGGAACTGGAAAATGGCCAGCTGCCCTTAGAGAATGCTCTCGAACTGTTTGCTGAAGGAGTAGCTTTATCAAAAGTTTGCAATAAGAAACTTGAACAGGCAGAAAAGAAAATTTCCCGCTTAATAACTGACAGCCAAGGTCAACCGGTACTGGTTCGTGCAACAGGTACCCTTTCCGAAGGGGGTCTTGATTAA
- the dxs gene encoding 1-deoxy-D-xylulose-5-phosphate synthase, whose product MNGLLAMIKTPQDLRLLDNSQINELAGEIRQKIIETVSETGGHLAPNLGVVELTLALHRVFNLPQDKIIWDVGHQCYVHKLLTGRKERFSTLRQYGGISGFPRLIESAYDSFGTGHSSTSISAALGFAIARDYLKEKHSVAAVIGDGAMTGGLAFEALNHAGHLKKDLIVVLNDNEMSIAPNVGAMSGYLSRIRTDPMYSRSKDEVEQLLLKIPNIGPKVLKVIDRLKDSFKYLVVPGMLFEELGFTYLGPVDGHNYQATVNLLKQAKTCKGPVLVHVQTQKGKGYLPAESNADKFHGVGPFKIETGDVINSTGTVTYTEVFGDIIVKLAETDRRIQAITAAMPDGTGLRKFANIYPDRFFDVGIAEGHAVTLAAGMACAGLKPVVAIYSTFLQRAYDQVIHDVCLQNLPVLFAVDRAGIVGDDGATHQGLFDLSYLRPIPNLVIMSPKDENEFQHMLNTAVKFQGPCALRFPRGIGTGCVLDKEMKELPIGQAEVVRKGKNIAIIAIGNMVKVAEDAARILAQQGVDAAVVNARFIKPLDEKCILDLAANTNLLVTVEENMLSGGFGSSVLELLTASGLKTRTHCIGIPDNFIEHGHPKLLRDIYGLTAEGLVKEINMLLGYRSNTLKLIAD is encoded by the coding sequence TTGAACGGTTTATTAGCCATGATAAAAACACCCCAGGACTTGCGACTGCTGGATAATAGCCAAATTAATGAGTTGGCTGGAGAAATACGTCAAAAAATAATTGAGACGGTATCAGAAACCGGTGGTCATTTAGCGCCTAATTTGGGTGTAGTTGAATTAACACTGGCATTGCACCGGGTTTTTAATTTACCTCAAGACAAAATAATTTGGGATGTAGGACACCAGTGTTATGTACATAAACTGTTAACCGGTCGCAAGGAAAGGTTTTCCACTCTGCGCCAGTATGGTGGTATCAGCGGCTTCCCCAGGCTTATTGAGAGTGCCTATGACAGTTTTGGCACAGGCCACAGCAGCACCTCAATTTCTGCCGCCTTGGGCTTTGCGATAGCACGTGATTATCTAAAGGAAAAACATTCAGTGGCTGCCGTAATCGGAGACGGTGCCATGACCGGAGGACTGGCCTTTGAGGCATTAAACCATGCCGGGCATCTTAAGAAGGATCTTATAGTCGTATTAAATGACAATGAAATGTCAATAGCTCCTAACGTAGGTGCTATGTCCGGTTATTTAAGCCGGATTCGCACTGATCCTATGTATTCCAGAAGCAAGGATGAAGTTGAACAGCTGCTGTTAAAAATCCCTAATATTGGTCCCAAGGTTTTAAAAGTCATAGACAGATTAAAGGACAGCTTTAAATACCTGGTAGTACCGGGCATGCTTTTCGAAGAACTGGGTTTTACTTATTTGGGACCGGTGGACGGGCATAATTACCAGGCTACTGTTAATCTTTTAAAGCAGGCTAAAACCTGTAAAGGACCTGTATTGGTACATGTTCAAACTCAGAAGGGCAAGGGTTACTTGCCGGCAGAAAGCAACGCTGATAAGTTTCATGGGGTGGGGCCTTTTAAGATAGAAACAGGTGATGTGATCAACAGTACCGGGACTGTCACCTATACGGAAGTTTTCGGGGATATAATTGTCAAACTGGCGGAAACAGACAGGAGAATTCAGGCTATAACTGCCGCCATGCCGGATGGCACAGGATTGAGAAAATTTGCCAATATTTATCCGGATCGTTTTTTTGATGTCGGAATAGCTGAAGGTCATGCTGTTACTCTGGCTGCTGGTATGGCATGCGCAGGCTTAAAACCTGTGGTGGCCATTTACTCTACTTTTTTACAGCGGGCTTATGATCAGGTGATTCATGACGTATGTTTACAAAATTTACCTGTCCTTTTTGCTGTTGACAGGGCCGGTATTGTTGGTGATGACGGGGCTACCCACCAGGGATTATTTGATTTGTCTTACCTGCGCCCGATACCTAACCTGGTAATTATGTCACCTAAAGATGAAAATGAGTTTCAACATATGTTGAATACTGCAGTAAAGTTTCAGGGCCCGTGTGCTCTTCGTTTTCCGCGCGGCATTGGTACCGGTTGCGTTCTGGATAAAGAAATGAAGGAATTGCCTATTGGACAGGCGGAAGTTGTTCGTAAAGGAAAAAATATAGCCATAATTGCCATAGGCAACATGGTCAAGGTAGCTGAAGACGCTGCAAGAATTTTAGCTCAACAGGGCGTTGACGCTGCCGTTGTTAACGCGCGTTTTATTAAGCCCTTAGACGAAAAATGCATTTTGGATTTGGCTGCCAATACGAATTTGTTGGTAACTGTGGAAGAAAATATGCTTAGCGGCGGGTTTGGCAGTTCTGTTTTGGAGTTGCTGACAGCAAGCGGTTTAAAGACAAGGACTCATTGCATAGGCATACCTGATAATTTTATCGAGCACGGTCATCCCAAGCTGCTCAGGGATATTTACGGTTTGACTGCCGAAGGGCTGGTCAAAGAAATAAATATGCTTTTAGGTTACAGAAGCAATACCTTGAAGCTGATAGCTGATTAG
- the argR gene encoding arginine repressor — protein MKNKRQKLILDIVSQQIIETQDDLVYALHEANVTVTQATISRDIKELGLIKMPGENGIQRYAAPAVEASNVRNNERLKRLLRDSVISIDFSENLVIIKTLPGEAQGVASAVDNAGFPEIIGTVGGDDTILIVVKPKNAVLDIINRLKDITRW, from the coding sequence GTGAAAAACAAGCGGCAGAAATTGATTCTGGATATAGTCAGCCAGCAGATTATTGAAACACAAGACGATCTGGTGTACGCCCTCCACGAAGCTAATGTCACGGTTACCCAGGCTACTATATCCAGGGATATCAAAGAACTGGGACTGATTAAAATGCCAGGCGAAAACGGTATTCAGAGATATGCTGCTCCCGCCGTGGAAGCCTCAAATGTGCGAAATAATGAGAGGTTAAAAAGACTGTTGCGGGACTCTGTGATATCTATCGATTTCAGTGAAAATTTGGTTATTATAAAAACTCTTCCAGGTGAAGCACAGGGTGTAGCATCAGCTGTTGACAACGCCGGTTTTCCTGAAATAATCGGTACAGTAGGCGGTGATGATACCATTTTAATAGTAGTAAAACCTAAAAATGCTGTATTGGATATTATTAACAGGCTAAAGGATATAACCAGGTGGTGA
- a CDS encoding class I SAM-dependent methyltransferase, whose amino-acid sequence MFNSWRRAVSIAQIFIGEILFDGSVAIDATVGTGEDTLFLASSVGPSGQIFAFDIQEQAIAAAEQKIKQRHLDKRVKFYLASHEALVSLVKVKVNAVMFNLGYLPGGDHSIITKAESTLAALCQSMELLLPGGRISIVLYTGHEGSLEECTAVEKYVSKLDNKLYNVIKLNFYNRKNPSPFLILIEKEGPRSEKQAAEIDSGYSQPADY is encoded by the coding sequence ATGTTTAATAGCTGGAGGCGGGCAGTCAGCATCGCTCAAATATTTATAGGAGAAATCTTATTTGATGGGTCTGTAGCAATTGACGCTACTGTTGGTACCGGGGAAGACACGCTTTTTTTGGCAAGTTCGGTAGGGCCAAGTGGACAGATTTTTGCTTTCGACATTCAGGAACAGGCCATAGCTGCTGCCGAGCAAAAGATTAAACAGAGGCATTTAGATAAGCGCGTCAAGTTTTATCTGGCCAGTCACGAAGCTTTAGTGTCTCTGGTTAAAGTTAAGGTTAATGCTGTTATGTTTAATTTAGGCTACTTGCCTGGCGGGGATCACAGCATTATAACAAAAGCAGAGTCAACCCTGGCAGCCTTGTGTCAGTCCATGGAACTTCTGTTGCCGGGTGGAAGGATCAGCATTGTGCTTTATACCGGCCACGAGGGCTCGCTGGAAGAGTGCACAGCCGTTGAAAAATATGTATCAAAATTGGATAATAAATTGTATAATGTCATCAAGCTTAATTTTTATAATCGGAAAAATCCCTCACCGTTCTTAATTCTTATTGAAAAGGAAGGTCCGAGAAGTGAAAAACAAGCGGCAGAAATTGATTCTGGATATAGTCAGCCAGCAGATTATTGA
- a CDS encoding cyclodeaminase/cyclohydrolase family protein, producing the protein MSAFFDKTLREVIEVSASNSPTPGGGSVSAMVACFGVAMTAMVCNLTVGKEKFKDVEPQVQAILDEANAIIKKLEKLVDEDMMEFSNFMKAYQLPKNTDEEKATRTEAVQKALKSATDTPMEIARVCLQILAITEKLSTIGNKMAISDAGVAAYVAESCVNAVLLSADINIPMIKDEQYVQKVLAEKAQLVAEAKKLKDMALTVVQERMK; encoded by the coding sequence GTGAGTGCTTTCTTTGATAAGACCCTGCGTGAAGTGATCGAAGTCTCCGCATCCAACTCGCCTACTCCGGGTGGCGGCAGTGTTTCAGCTATGGTAGCCTGTTTTGGCGTGGCTATGACTGCAATGGTTTGCAACCTTACGGTTGGTAAAGAAAAGTTCAAGGATGTTGAGCCGCAGGTTCAGGCTATCTTGGACGAAGCTAATGCTATTATTAAAAAGCTGGAAAAACTGGTTGACGAAGATATGATGGAATTCAGTAATTTTATGAAAGCCTACCAGCTGCCAAAGAATACTGACGAGGAAAAGGCCACCCGTACGGAAGCAGTACAAAAAGCACTGAAGAGCGCTACCGATACACCGATGGAAATAGCCCGCGTATGCTTGCAAATCCTTGCCATTACTGAGAAGTTATCCACTATAGGAAATAAAATGGCCATAAGTGATGCCGGTGTTGCCGCCTATGTGGCTGAATCATGTGTTAATGCAGTTCTCTTAAGTGCGGATATTAATATTCCTATGATTAAAGATGAGCAGTATGTTCAGAAAGTTCTGGCCGAAAAAGCCCAATTGGTTGCGGAAGCCAAGAAATTAAAAGATATGGCCCTGACTGTTGTACAGGAGCGCATGAAATAA